From a single Mycolicibacterium moriokaense genomic region:
- a CDS encoding ketosteroid isomerase-related protein, producing the protein MSLDTTLAAQHAARWTNALTSDTRAAVDLYADDMVYDDHADSDHVIDTAITKAELEPRLAPFANKDSENGVGIHTFTANEAFQLAGVNGNPAVVILWDWTGEGLDTFRGVPTGGKTLSTRGITWHQLDADGRIARETTYWNDTPVLQELGLPIITPEYWVEGFDPAALA; encoded by the coding sequence ATGAGCCTCGACACCACCCTGGCCGCTCAGCACGCCGCCCGCTGGACGAACGCACTGACGAGTGACACCCGTGCCGCCGTAGACCTCTACGCCGATGACATGGTCTACGACGACCACGCCGATTCAGATCATGTGATCGACACTGCGATCACCAAGGCGGAACTCGAGCCACGGTTGGCTCCCTTCGCCAACAAGGACAGTGAGAACGGTGTGGGCATCCACACTTTCACCGCCAATGAGGCGTTCCAGCTCGCCGGCGTCAACGGGAACCCTGCCGTGGTCATTCTGTGGGACTGGACCGGAGAAGGCCTGGACACCTTCCGCGGCGTCCCAACCGGTGGCAAGACACTGAGCACCAGAGGAATCACCTGGCACCAGCTGGATGCCGACGGCCGGATCGCCCGCGAGACCACCTACTGGAACGACACTCCGGTTCTGCAGGAACTCGGCCTTCCGATCATCACGCCCGAGTACTGGGTCGAGGGATTCGACCCCGCCGCCCTGGCGTAG
- a CDS encoding LLM class F420-dependent oxidoreductase — MKMDVNIGGSIDGTGGGDLATLAEQVSDAERLGFDGVWSTEVSRDPFLPLMLAADRSSALQIGTAVAVAFARSPMTMAATANDLNTFSRGRFVLGLGSQIRAHIERRFSMPWSSPAPRMREYVLALRAIWRCWETGEKLDFEGEHYRHTLMTPMFSPEASFGAPRVMLAAVGPMMTAVAAEVADGLLLHGFTTQRYLREVTLPAVEQGLTRTARTRADFTMVYPGLVVTGGTEQEYESAVQQVRRQIAFYGATPAYRAVLDLHGWGELHTELHRLSKSGDWATMTDLIDDHVLETFAVTGEPSTIGKQLLERFGDLVDRFTLYTPYSLDAHARAVIVEGVRTAA; from the coding sequence GTGAAGATGGACGTGAATATCGGCGGTTCGATCGATGGAACCGGCGGAGGTGATCTGGCCACGCTTGCCGAGCAGGTAAGTGACGCTGAGAGACTCGGCTTCGACGGAGTGTGGTCGACGGAGGTGAGCCGCGACCCCTTCCTGCCGCTGATGTTGGCCGCTGACAGGTCGAGCGCACTGCAGATCGGCACTGCGGTGGCGGTGGCGTTCGCACGGAGTCCGATGACGATGGCCGCGACGGCCAACGATCTGAATACGTTCAGCCGTGGCCGATTCGTCCTCGGACTGGGGTCCCAGATCCGGGCCCACATCGAACGACGTTTCAGCATGCCGTGGTCTTCGCCGGCGCCACGAATGCGGGAGTATGTGCTTGCACTGCGGGCGATCTGGCGATGCTGGGAGACCGGTGAAAAGCTCGACTTCGAGGGCGAGCACTATCGACACACACTGATGACGCCGATGTTCAGCCCCGAGGCCTCGTTCGGAGCGCCGCGGGTCATGCTGGCGGCGGTGGGGCCGATGATGACCGCAGTCGCGGCCGAGGTCGCCGATGGCCTCCTGCTGCACGGGTTCACCACGCAGCGCTATCTGCGTGAGGTCACGTTGCCTGCCGTGGAGCAGGGCCTGACCCGGACGGCGCGGACCCGCGCCGACTTCACCATGGTCTATCCGGGTCTGGTTGTCACCGGCGGCACCGAACAGGAGTACGAGTCTGCGGTGCAACAGGTGCGCCGTCAGATCGCGTTCTATGGGGCCACACCGGCATACCGTGCGGTGCTCGACCTGCACGGGTGGGGCGAGCTGCACACCGAGCTACATCGATTGTCCAAGTCCGGCGACTGGGCGACGATGACCGACCTGATCGATGATCACGTGCTGGAGACGTTCGCCGTCACCGGTGAGCCCTCGACCATCGGGAAGCAGCTGCTGGAGCGGTTCGGCGACCTTGTCGACCGATTCACCCTGTACACGCCGTACTCCCTCGACGCACACGCTCGCGCTGTGATCGTCGAGGGGGTACGGACGGCAGCCTAG
- a CDS encoding SPRY domain-containing protein, producing MGRTPIDVKQHDLDLLWQLIFTWTSWAIVAVMLVIAIWMGIKQRTPFYVIACLAAGVAAFAEPMYDVAFDLWFYDAQNGQPGAGFMHFSAFGVPQPIWTHSGYVILYASACLYAGRWIYEGRLRRRGLFAVWGAEILASCVFEVIGTGTDVYTYYGPYVMRIWNYPLVIGILEGTQVVLFTVVAVLVWRQVSTAWGLLSLFVVFPMTFFAANIGIGWPMIIAMHLDDGRATEGIIWAATILSIGLCAFVVYGVSRFLPTQPVGDAAPGGTARTASVSGNDYVGATH from the coding sequence GTGGGACGCACGCCGATTGACGTCAAGCAGCACGATCTCGATCTGTTGTGGCAGCTGATCTTCACGTGGACCAGTTGGGCAATCGTCGCCGTCATGCTCGTCATAGCCATTTGGATGGGCATCAAACAGCGCACACCGTTCTATGTGATCGCGTGCCTGGCGGCTGGGGTGGCAGCGTTCGCAGAGCCGATGTACGACGTTGCATTCGACCTCTGGTTCTACGACGCCCAGAACGGGCAACCGGGCGCGGGATTCATGCATTTCTCCGCCTTCGGTGTTCCGCAGCCCATCTGGACCCACAGCGGCTACGTCATCCTCTATGCCTCAGCCTGCCTCTACGCAGGCCGATGGATATACGAGGGCCGACTGAGGCGGCGCGGACTCTTCGCCGTCTGGGGCGCAGAGATATTGGCGTCGTGCGTATTCGAGGTGATCGGAACAGGCACCGATGTGTACACCTACTACGGCCCGTACGTTATGCGGATCTGGAATTACCCCCTCGTCATCGGCATCCTCGAAGGCACTCAAGTCGTCTTGTTCACGGTCGTGGCAGTGCTTGTCTGGCGTCAGGTGTCGACCGCATGGGGGTTGCTCAGCCTGTTCGTCGTGTTCCCGATGACGTTCTTCGCGGCGAACATCGGTATCGGTTGGCCGATGATCATCGCCATGCACCTCGACGACGGCCGCGCGACCGAGGGCATCATCTGGGCAGCAACGATTCTGTCGATCGGACTGTGCGCGTTCGTCGTGTACGGGGTGAGCCGATTCTTACCGACACAGCCCGTGGGGGATGCGGCCCCTGGTGGGACCGCCCGGACCGCGTCGGTCAGTGGCAACGATTACGTCGGCGCCACGCACTGA
- a CDS encoding nuclear transport factor 2 family protein — MSHTFAVKWLKAFRESAEAVVALYADDFLFEDPILGQSITSKEELLRVFAPYANADTENGIGINNFRIDEVVGDERAAIYRWTWQAPTAAAFVGVPTNGRVPGARGITFHIYDTDGRIKREESFWDVSTAVRDLGLPVDPTAVAKTPALV; from the coding sequence ATGAGTCACACGTTCGCCGTCAAATGGCTGAAAGCCTTCCGCGAGAGCGCCGAGGCCGTGGTGGCCTTGTACGCCGACGATTTCCTTTTCGAAGACCCCATCCTCGGCCAGTCGATCACCTCCAAGGAGGAGCTTCTTCGGGTCTTCGCGCCGTACGCGAACGCCGATACCGAGAACGGCATCGGCATCAACAACTTCCGTATCGACGAAGTCGTCGGCGATGAACGGGCAGCGATCTACCGCTGGACCTGGCAAGCACCAACGGCGGCGGCGTTCGTCGGTGTGCCCACCAACGGCAGGGTGCCCGGTGCCCGCGGCATCACCTTCCACATCTACGACACCGACGGGCGCATCAAGCGTGAGGAGAGCTTCTGGGATGTCTCCACCGCAGTCCGCGACCTGGGGCTGCCGGTCGATCCCACTGCCGTCGCCAAGACACCGGCACTGGTCTGA
- a CDS encoding acyl-CoA dehydrogenase family protein: protein MLEQDLTDDEFEPYFAKAQEVSAYFREIGPKYDRENTFAYPSIDVFKKSGLGALPVPKVFGGAGGNILQVSKVVSELSKGDSAITLAYNMHYIMVGIAGNLMSEDQNRYWLGRVAEGDLVFGPFSEQRAGFSGLADMQAVPQKGGGWRLYGKKTWGTLCEAADIITTNATETDADGNLPDTFDGRVAAEKLFIADFKVDENGVGDGIRIEKTWNALGMHATGTQTIIFDGFFIPEDGFISHWRTGAFGTLEWASLMFASIYLGMQQRILEESIATLSKKHLGATFGAIVAADTEVKNVGHIIDGIGDMASRVECSRRVLYQTCQDLIDGKDKLWAPELRFPYLGLAKTFIADNVMHMSRHAMSMVGGSSFRGGTIFERLYRDSAASLFQPLNADQTRTYIGQFLLDTAAAHAAPAS, encoded by the coding sequence ATGCTGGAACAAGATCTGACCGACGACGAATTCGAACCCTATTTCGCCAAGGCGCAGGAGGTCTCGGCGTACTTCCGGGAGATCGGACCCAAGTACGACCGGGAAAATACGTTTGCCTACCCGTCGATCGACGTCTTCAAGAAGTCCGGTCTGGGCGCACTTCCGGTACCGAAGGTGTTCGGCGGCGCCGGCGGCAACATCCTGCAGGTCTCCAAGGTGGTATCCGAACTGTCCAAGGGCGATTCGGCGATCACCTTGGCGTACAACATGCACTACATCATGGTGGGCATTGCCGGGAACCTGATGAGTGAAGACCAGAACAGGTACTGGCTGGGGCGGGTAGCGGAGGGAGACCTGGTCTTCGGTCCGTTCTCCGAGCAGCGCGCCGGCTTCTCAGGCCTGGCTGACATGCAGGCGGTCCCTCAGAAGGGTGGGGGATGGCGGCTATACGGCAAGAAGACGTGGGGCACCCTCTGCGAAGCCGCCGACATCATCACCACCAACGCGACCGAAACCGATGCCGACGGCAACCTGCCGGACACCTTCGATGGGCGAGTGGCCGCCGAGAAGCTGTTCATCGCCGACTTCAAGGTCGACGAGAACGGTGTCGGCGACGGAATCAGGATCGAAAAGACATGGAACGCGCTCGGCATGCACGCGACCGGTACGCAGACCATCATCTTCGACGGCTTCTTCATACCCGAGGATGGGTTCATCTCACATTGGCGCACAGGGGCATTCGGCACCTTGGAATGGGCATCGCTGATGTTCGCGAGCATCTACCTGGGTATGCAGCAGCGCATCCTGGAAGAGTCGATCGCGACGCTGTCGAAGAAGCATCTCGGTGCCACGTTCGGCGCAATCGTCGCCGCCGATACCGAGGTGAAGAACGTCGGGCACATCATCGACGGCATCGGGGACATGGCATCGCGAGTGGAGTGCTCGCGCAGGGTGCTGTATCAGACGTGCCAGGACCTCATCGACGGCAAGGACAAGCTGTGGGCACCTGAGCTGCGGTTCCCGTACCTCGGGCTGGCGAAGACGTTCATCGCCGACAATGTCATGCACATGTCACGCCACGCCATGAGCATGGTCGGCGGATCATCGTTCCGCGGCGGAACCATTTTCGAGCGCCTCTATCGGGACTCGGCGGCCTCTCTGTTCCAGCCGCTCAACGCCGATCAGACGCGTACCTACATCGGGCAGTTCCTGCTCGACACGGCTGCCGCGCACGCGGCTCCCGCGAGCTAG